CGCCCTTCAATGACTCCAGGTCGGCGATGCCGCGTTCGAGCATCGTCACGTTGGTGACGAAGCTCTCGATCGAGTCGATGGCATATCCCGAATATCGCGAGACACCGGCCTCGGTGCGCTCCTGGTAGAGACCCAGGTTGGGTGTCAGCATCGTGGCGGGCGCACCGGGAGTGCTGCTCACGAGGCCGCGAGTCCCACGATCCTGACTGTCGACCGTCATCCATCCGTCGGATCCGACCACCTTGATCCCCTGGTTGACGATCGCCTCGTTGCCGGCGGGCAGGTGCCAGGCGGAATCGACCGTAAAGCTCACGCCACCGGGAAACATGATCTTCGCCTGGATCGAGTCGTACGTGTCGATCCCGATCGACCTCAGCCGCTGAGCGACCCCGGTGGCGGAGACGGCTACGGCGTCCTGGCCGACCAGCCAGCGGACAAGGTCGAAGTAGTGAACCCCGACGAACCATGCCGGCGACGAGTTGGACGCCCACGACGGGAGCCAGTCTGTCGGAACTTCGATGCGGTCCTCCATCCAGGCATACCCGTACTGGATGTCGCCGATGCCCCCGGATTCCACGATCCGTTTGAGTTCAGCGTGATACAGGTCATGGCGTTTCATGAAGTCCACCTGCAGCAGCACGCCGGATTCATCGGCGGCGGCGACCATCTCCCTGCATCCGTCGACATTCGTGTCCATCGGCTTCTCGACCAGCACGTGAATTCCCCTCTCGACGCATGCAACGACGATGTCTCGATGGAGGTGATCGGGGGTGGCGATGGTCACTGCGTCCGGCGAGGTCACGTCGAGCAACTCGTTGAAGTCGGCGAAGACGTCGATGTTGTATTCATCCGCTCGAGCACGGCGTAAATCGGTGTTGATATCCGCGAGGCCCACATACTCGATGTCGCCGAGCCTGGCCCGTTGGGTCAGCGCCCGAATATGCATCTCGCCGAAGATTCCCCCACCGATCGTGCCGACTCGGTGTGCCATCCGGACCCCTCTCTATCGGTGTCGCAACTGCTGCGGCTTCATGGATTTCGCGCCCAAATCTGTCTGTTATTGTCGCCCGGGCGCCTGATGGCGGACCGGTTCCGCCGGCAGATGCTCAAAGACCGCAAGACTACCGACGAAAGGCAGGCATGACCAGAATCAGACTCCTGGTGCTCGCTCTCGCCATGGCGCTGGTCGCCGCTGCATGCGGCGATGGCGACAGCGAAGCGACGACCGCGACGACTGCAGCGCCGGCAACCACGACGACGGTTGCAGCGACCACCACAACGGCGGCGCAGACCACGACGACGGCGGCGCAGGCCACGACCACCACCGAGGCCATGGAGGAACCTGTGGCCGGCCTTGCTCCGGGGAACTACCAGTTCGGTTTCACGGCTGTTGTCTCAGGCGCGGTCGCCTTCGCGGGTGTTCCCCATCTCCAGGGACTCCAACTGGCCGAGCGAGAGATCAACGAGACCGGATACCTCGGCGAGGGCGTGACCATCGAGTTCCTGGTTGAGGACGCAGGGGGAGATCAGGCGGCCGCCATCGCAATCAACGACGCGTACATCGCCAACGACGACGTACTCGCATTGGTCTGCTGTGCCCTGTCGAGTGTCGCCGGCGCCATCCAGCCCAACATCGTGGAGGCCGGCCTCGCCTGGGTGGATCACGCTGCGATTGCCCCGACGATCACGGATCCGGACAATGCCTTCAGGTCATTCCCGCTGTCGCAGCCGAGCACGGCTGCGATCGCAGAGGCCGCTGTGGCCGCTTTCGCTCCTAGCAACGCAGTAGTGGTCGTGACTGCGGACAATGACGGACTCGTGAGCGACCGGGACGCCACGCTTTCTGTTCTCAACAGCTCCGGAGTCGAGGTCCTGGGCGTGATCGACACCTTCGCTGACGACACGGACATGAGCGGCGCCGCGACCGAGACGATCTCATTGGGCGCCGACGTCATCTTCCTGGCTCAGTTGGGCAATACCGAGGTGCTCATGGTGCAGGAACTCCGTGATCGCGGTTACGCGGGTCCGATCATCGGGAACCTCGCGATAGCGACGGCGGAGACGTGGGAGCAGGCCGGGGACACCCTGCTGGGTACCGTGCTGCCAATCGCATTCTTCGCCGGCAAGGACGATCCGATGGTGCAGGACTTCGCAGCCAAGTACCAAGCCGAGTACGACACCACGCCTGACATCTTTGCCGCGCAGGGTTGGCAGGTCGCGTGGTTCATGGCGCATGCGCTCAAGAACGGGGGCGAAGGCACTCGCGACGCCGTGTTGGAAGGTGTCCGCCAGATCCAATCCATGGAGACCGTCTTCGGCACCCTCACATGGGATGCCCGCGGCGAGGCCACCATTGACGCATGGACGTTCGTGCAATGGAGTCCTGATGGCGAGCTCGTCATCTGGGACGGCTCAGCGGACGGGGTGCTCCCGAACATCAACCAGTAGGAGCAAAGCGGGCCATTAGGAGTACGTTCCTAGACCCGGTGATCCGGCGCCGCCACACGCTCGGGCGGCGCCGGATCCGGCTTGGGTCAGTAGTGTTTTCCACGAGATGACACTGTTCCTGCAACAAACGATCAACGGTCTCGCCGTGGGTTCCTCCTATGCCATCTTCGCCATGGGCTTCGGCTTGGTCTTTGCCACCATGGGAATACTCAATGTCGCTCACGGGACCTACGCGACATGGGGGGCGATCCTCGCGCTCGCCGCATTCGACAACCTGGGGATACCGCTCGTGCCGGCGCTCGCAATCGGGATG
This portion of the bacterium genome encodes:
- a CDS encoding Gfo/Idh/MocA family oxidoreductase — translated: MAHRVGTIGGGIFGEMHIRALTQRARLGDIEYVGLADINTDLRRARADEYNIDVFADFNELLDVTSPDAVTIATPDHLHRDIVVACVERGIHVLVEKPMDTNVDGCREMVAAADESGVLLQVDFMKRHDLYHAELKRIVESGGIGDIQYGYAWMEDRIEVPTDWLPSWASNSSPAWFVGVHYFDLVRWLVGQDAVAVSATGVAQRLRSIGIDTYDSIQAKIMFPGGVSFTVDSAWHLPAGNEAIVNQGIKVVGSDGWMTVDSQDRGTRGLVSSTPGAPATMLTPNLGLYQERTEAGVSRYSGYAIDSIESFVTNVTMLERGIADLESLKGAYPSGRDGLEVTKIAVAAHRSVEKGGDLVYLGSL
- a CDS encoding ABC transporter substrate-binding protein; this translates as MTRIRLLVLALAMALVAAACGDGDSEATTATTAAPATTTTVAATTTTAAQTTTTAAQATTTTEAMEEPVAGLAPGNYQFGFTAVVSGAVAFAGVPHLQGLQLAEREINETGYLGEGVTIEFLVEDAGGDQAAAIAINDAYIANDDVLALVCCALSSVAGAIQPNIVEAGLAWVDHAAIAPTITDPDNAFRSFPLSQPSTAAIAEAAVAAFAPSNAVVVVTADNDGLVSDRDATLSVLNSSGVEVLGVIDTFADDTDMSGAATETISLGADVIFLAQLGNTEVLMVQELRDRGYAGPIIGNLAIATAETWEQAGDTLLGTVLPIAFFAGKDDPMVQDFAAKYQAEYDTTPDIFAAQGWQVAWFMAHALKNGGEGTRDAVLEGVRQIQSMETVFGTLTWDARGEATIDAWTFVQWSPDGELVIWDGSADGVLPNINQ